From Cannabis sativa cultivar Pink pepper isolate KNU-18-1 chromosome 8, ASM2916894v1, whole genome shotgun sequence, a single genomic window includes:
- the LOC115701361 gene encoding uncharacterized protein LOC115701361, whose amino-acid sequence MKYVEKEEIIKIPYPKKSESLKMATKPSSSLHLPNPFPLAPSSSKPRPLNFFLSFKPRATGTDTDSDYPPSDSSKPTTQSDDFEDRLSQVRLRYRSGTGKKAEIRKTRKSKKSTSSPASIYLPPVPLKEPMAGRVKVDFGFSPYSERLNGRLAILGLTALLLVELATGKSVINYHTPSIVFVQVYFVAAATALYVKFQKESVSVWPNSSSKE is encoded by the coding sequence atgaaatatgTAGAGAAAGAGGAGATAATTAAAATACCTTATCCGAAGAAAAGCGAGTCACTGAAAATGGCGACTAAACCATCCTCCTCTCTCCACCTCCCCAACCCATTCCCACTCGCTCCCTCCTCTTCCAAGCCCCGCCCCCTTAACTTCTTCCTTTCATTCAAACCCAGAGCTACCGGTACCGACACCGACTCCGATTATCCGCCCTCCGACTCATCCAAGCCCACCACCCAATCCGATGACTTTGAGGATCGACTGAGCCAGGTCCGACTCCGCTACCGAAGCGGAACGGGTAAGAAAGCGGAGATTCGAAAGACGAGGAAGTCGAAGAAAAGCACGTCGTCTCCAGCCTCGATCTATCTCCCGCCAGTTCCGTTGAAGGAGCCGATGGCGGGTCGGGTCAAGGTGGATTTCGGGTTCAGTCCGTACAGCGAGAGGTTGAATGGGAGGTTGGCGATATTGGGATTGACGGCGTTGTTGCTGGTGGAGCTGGCGACGGGGAAGAGCGTGATAAATTATCATACGCCGTCGATTGTGTTCGTTCAGGTGTACTTCGTTGCGGCGGCGACGGCATTGTATgttaagtttcagaaagaaagTGTAAGTGTTTGGCCCAATTCTTCTTCCAAAGAATGA